GTCACCGGTTGCGGGTGATCGTCTTGTGCTCGACGTAGCCGGTCAGGCCGACCTTGCCGTACTCACGACCCAGACCGCTGGCCTTGAAGCCACCGAACGGACCGTCGAAGCTCATGGACGAGCCGTTGATGGTGACGGTGCCCGTGTGCAGGCGGCGGGCGACGGCGAGGGCGTGCTCCGGGTCGGCGCTCCAGACACCGCCGGAAAGGCCGTACTCCGAGTCGTTGGCGATACTGACGGCGTCGTCCTCGTCCTCGTAGGCGATGACCGCGAGGACCGGGCCGAAGATCTCCTCCTGCGCGATGCGCATGGAGTTGTCGACGTCGGCGAAGACGGTCGGGGTGACGTAGTTGCCCTTCTCCAGGCCCTCGGGGATCTGCGGGCCGCCGGTGACCAGGCGGGCGCCCTCGGCGATGCCGACGTTGATGTAGTCGATGACGCGCTGCTGCTGGTCGCGGCGGATCATCGGGCCGATGAAGGTGTCCGGGGCGGCCGGGTCGCCGACCTTGAGGGACTCCACCATCGTCTTGACGGCCTCGACGACTTCTTCGTAGCGGCTGCGCGGGGCGAGGATGCGGGTCTGCAGGATGCAGGCCTCGCCGTTGTTGCCGAGCGAGCCGAAGCGCAGGCCTCCCGTGACCTTGTCCAGGTCGGCGTCCTCGAGGATGACGGCGGCGGACTTGCCGCCCAGTTCCAGGCCGACCCGCTTGAGGTGGTCGCCGGCGATGGAGCCGATGCGGCGACCGGCGCCGGTGGAGCCGGTGAAGGAGATCTTGTCGATGCCGGGGTGGGAGACGAGGTACTCGCTGGTCTCGCGGTCGGCGGGCAGGACGGACAGGACGCCCTCGGGCAGGCCGGCCTCGTGCCACAGGTCGGCGAGCAGGGCCATGCTGAGGGAGTTCTCCGGGGAGACCTTCAGCACGACGGAGTTGCCGGCGAGCAGGGCCGGGACCAGCTTGGCGGTGGCGGCGGAGAACGGCGAGTTCCACGGTATGACCGCGGCGACCACGCCGATCGCCTCGCGGCGCACGATGGTGTCGAAGGCGACGGAGTCGTCGGACGGTTCGATGATCTCCTCCCAGCCGAATTCCTCGGCGGCCTTCAGGTAGGCCTTGACCTGGCGGGTCAGGAAGGGCTGGCCGACGGCGGTGAACCAGGCGGCGGAACCGTTCTCCACCGAGATGGCGAGGGCGACCTCGTCGGCGCGGGCGGCGCGCAGCTCGTCGTAGCGGCGGACGATCGTCTGGCGCTCCTCAGGGGTGGTGTGCGGCCAGGGGCCGTGGTCGAAGGACTGGCGGGCGGCGGCGACGGCCGCGTCGACGTCGGCGGGCGCGGCCTGGGCCACGCTGCCCAGCACGGACTGGTCGTGCGGGGAGTGGATGTCGAGCAGCATGTCGGGGTTGCTAGGGGCGACCCAGGCGCCGCCGATGTAGAGCTTGTCGCGAACAGGCATGTCTTTGCGGTTCCTTCGTGTGAAACGTGGGGGTGCGAGGGCGGAGGGGGTATGGGGGGCGCGCACCCCTTGAAATACGCGCCCCGGGTCTCACCGGCTGGAGGGGGGTCCGCCGGTGCGACCGGGTGTCTGCGCCGCGGTCCGGGTCCGTGGTGGCACGCGCTGAGGAGCACGCCCGGACGCACGCAGAAGTCCGGAAGGGGCGGGCGGGCGTCCGCCGTGCGGCGTGACCGGCTCACCCGTGAGGGGCGGGGCTCAGTCACCAGCGGGGCGGACCATCCGAGCGACCTCGGTGTCGGCGAAGTCGCCGAGACCGTCCAGGTCGGTGGAGGCGCTGACCTTGCGCCAGGCCGCGTCCTCCGCGGCCCGCGCCTCGGTGATCTGCGGGGCGATCCAGGCGGCGTCGGAGCCGAGCAGGAGCCGCACCGGCGGCTTGGGCTCCTCGGTGAGCCGCAGGATGACGGCGGCCATCTTCGCCGGGTCGCCGCGCT
This portion of the Streptomyces mirabilis genome encodes:
- a CDS encoding aldehyde dehydrogenase; the encoded protein is MPVRDKLYIGGAWVAPSNPDMLLDIHSPHDQSVLGSVAQAAPADVDAAVAAARQSFDHGPWPHTTPEERQTIVRRYDELRAARADEVALAISVENGSAAWFTAVGQPFLTRQVKAYLKAAEEFGWEEIIEPSDDSVAFDTIVRREAIGVVAAVIPWNSPFSAATAKLVPALLAGNSVVLKVSPENSLSMALLADLWHEAGLPEGVLSVLPADRETSEYLVSHPGIDKISFTGSTGAGRRIGSIAGDHLKRVGLELGGKSAAVILEDADLDKVTGGLRFGSLGNNGEACILQTRILAPRSRYEEVVEAVKTMVESLKVGDPAAPDTFIGPMIRRDQQQRVIDYINVGIAEGARLVTGGPQIPEGLEKGNYVTPTVFADVDNSMRIAQEEIFGPVLAVIAYEDEDDAVSIANDSEYGLSGGVWSADPEHALAVARRLHTGTVTINGSSMSFDGPFGGFKASGLGREYGKVGLTGYVEHKTITRNR